From Streptomyces sp. NBC_00690, a single genomic window includes:
- a CDS encoding type II secretion system F family protein, which yields MDNLPLLTTGVALLAGVLGVIGVHAYSSGRAQQQALVERMTQTGGALGRSGRKRRFGGFDRRLRTTGLGRRIERKIAATGLDLTTGEYMVYVIAVLLAVYFVIGAILAPFFGLIAAVASIWGANAFLNWQRTKRTEAFIGQLPEFTRVLANATQAGLALRTALAMAAEELDEPAGHELGIVADQLAVGQSLDDALGELADRLPSRELMVLVTTLILANRAGGQVVTSLRNLTESLEERKETRREVTTVLSQIKVTAIAVPLLGLGFLLMINSMTPGALDKMTSSVTGQAATLLAVGLYVLGAFLIRRVSRIQV from the coding sequence ATGGACAACCTCCCGCTACTGACGACCGGAGTGGCCCTGCTCGCCGGTGTGCTCGGAGTCATCGGCGTACACGCCTACTCCTCGGGCAGGGCCCAACAACAGGCGCTGGTCGAACGCATGACCCAGACCGGTGGTGCTCTCGGCCGGTCGGGCCGCAAACGCCGCTTCGGCGGCTTCGACCGCCGACTGCGCACCACCGGACTCGGCCGTCGCATCGAACGCAAGATCGCGGCGACCGGACTGGACCTGACCACCGGCGAGTACATGGTCTACGTGATCGCCGTACTGCTGGCCGTCTACTTCGTCATCGGCGCGATCCTGGCCCCCTTCTTCGGCCTGATCGCCGCCGTCGCCAGCATCTGGGGCGCCAACGCCTTCCTCAACTGGCAGCGCACCAAGCGCACCGAGGCGTTCATCGGTCAGCTGCCCGAGTTCACCCGCGTACTCGCCAACGCCACCCAGGCGGGCCTCGCCCTGCGCACCGCGCTCGCCATGGCCGCCGAGGAACTCGACGAGCCCGCGGGCCATGAACTGGGCATCGTCGCCGACCAACTCGCCGTGGGCCAGAGCCTGGACGACGCCCTCGGGGAACTCGCCGACCGGCTCCCGTCCCGCGAACTGATGGTCCTCGTCACCACCCTGATCCTGGCCAACCGGGCGGGCGGCCAGGTCGTCACCTCGCTGCGGAACCTGACCGAGTCACTGGAGGAGCGCAAGGAGACCCGACGGGAGGTCACCACCGTGCTCTCCCAGATCAAGGTCACCGCCATCGCCGTCCCCCTCCTCGGGCTGGGCTTCCTGCTGATGATCAACAGCATGACACCGGGCGCACTCGACAAGATGACCAGCTCGGTGACCGGCCAGGCAGCCACCCTGCTCGCCGTCGGGCTCTATGTACTGGGCGCCTTCCTGATCCGCCGCGTCTCGCGGATCCAGGTCTGA
- a CDS encoding sensor histidine kinase, translating to MPSARRALVAKALPSAGSAQGPLPRPTGSGSALVPTGRRTPPTDPPSDDRPPAATASARIRRALLGDPNAPAPSLPLQVNALQALCRQVFGFRLAMIALAAPFALAGAASGPASWLIGAAVLVTFMTSYALLRDWERFGPVLLRHPWLLGADMAFGALLLVTASPDSTLAYVTICTPLLAGLISGWRGAVVFAVFQSLIVAGAYALNDGTEARFTALFLPGLCALAGVLGTTLRNLVLGFGTASQALTEARSRLAASGAVEEERARLAREMHDSVTKTLHGLALAADGLARSAARSDPDTVRGEAELVARSARRAAAESREILADLRRSTGVDSAPGGDAVDVLAELRARAADFGRHSTVRWEFRPLGRPTVVLLAPTVARQVLTIVSEALENARRHGNPARVEVSAGVVHGVLRISVYDDGTGLPAGTSLTALRRNGHFGLVGMVERAAAIGARIRIGKGEATRGTEVRLELPLPAGPSRSASPFSSPVVH from the coding sequence ATGCCCTCGGCCCGCCGAGCACTCGTGGCCAAGGCCCTGCCCTCCGCGGGCAGCGCCCAGGGACCTCTGCCCCGTCCGACGGGAAGCGGCAGCGCCCTGGTCCCCACGGGCCGCAGAACACCGCCGACCGACCCGCCCTCCGATGACCGACCGCCAGCAGCCACCGCGTCGGCCCGGATCCGCAGGGCCCTGTTAGGCGACCCGAACGCCCCGGCGCCCTCGCTGCCGCTCCAGGTCAACGCCCTGCAAGCGCTGTGCCGTCAGGTCTTCGGCTTCCGACTCGCCATGATCGCGCTGGCCGCGCCCTTCGCGCTCGCCGGTGCCGCATCGGGCCCGGCCAGTTGGCTGATAGGCGCGGCGGTCCTCGTCACCTTCATGACCTCGTACGCCCTGCTGCGTGACTGGGAGCGCTTCGGGCCCGTCCTGCTGCGACACCCCTGGCTCCTCGGCGCCGACATGGCGTTCGGGGCACTGCTGCTGGTGACCGCGTCGCCCGACTCGACCCTGGCGTACGTCACCATCTGCACGCCCCTGTTGGCCGGACTGATCTCCGGTTGGCGGGGCGCTGTGGTCTTCGCCGTATTCCAGTCCCTGATCGTCGCCGGTGCGTACGCCCTCAACGACGGGACGGAAGCCCGCTTCACCGCCCTGTTCCTGCCCGGGCTCTGTGCCCTGGCCGGGGTCCTCGGGACGACCCTGCGCAATCTGGTGCTCGGTTTCGGAACGGCAAGCCAGGCCCTGACCGAGGCGCGGTCCCGGCTGGCGGCCAGCGGAGCGGTCGAGGAGGAACGCGCCCGACTGGCCCGGGAGATGCATGACTCGGTGACCAAGACACTGCACGGGCTCGCCCTCGCAGCGGACGGCCTCGCCCGCTCCGCAGCCCGCTCGGACCCGGACACGGTGCGGGGCGAGGCCGAACTGGTGGCCCGCTCCGCCCGCCGAGCGGCGGCCGAGTCCCGCGAGATCCTGGCCGACCTGCGTCGTTCCACCGGAGTGGACAGCGCACCCGGCGGCGATGCGGTGGACGTGTTGGCCGAACTGCGGGCGAGGGCCGCTGACTTCGGCCGTCACAGTACCGTGCGCTGGGAGTTCCGTCCCCTCGGCCGGCCGACGGTGGTCCTCCTGGCGCCGACGGTGGCCCGTCAGGTGCTGACCATCGTCTCCGAGGCACTGGAGAACGCCCGCCGCCACGGCAACCCGGCACGGGTGGAGGTATCGGCCGGCGTCGTGCACGGCGTACTGCGCATCAGCGTGTACGACGACGGTACGGGGCTGCCAGCGGGCACCTCCCTGACAGCGCTCCGCAGGAACGGCCATTTCGGGCTCGTCGGCATGGTCGAGCGGGCCGCCGCGATCGGCGCGCGCATCCGGATAGGCAAGGGCGAGGCGACCCGGGGCACGGAGGTCCGTCTTGAACTGCCCCTTCCGGCCGGACCGTCCCGTTCGGCGTCGCCCTTCTCGTCCCCCGTCGTCCACTGA
- a CDS encoding winged helix-turn-helix transcriptional regulator: MPKAKPVYQCGLDAAVDVVGGKWKPLILWALHERTYRFGELRREVVGVTEKVLIQQLRELEADGIVHREVYREVPPRVEYSLTELGEALNRALEPLGAWGETFMQEIIEHKTKECAV, encoded by the coding sequence GTGCCCAAGGCCAAGCCCGTCTACCAGTGTGGCCTCGACGCCGCGGTCGATGTCGTCGGCGGAAAGTGGAAGCCCCTGATCCTGTGGGCTCTCCATGAGCGCACCTATCGCTTCGGCGAACTGCGGCGCGAGGTGGTCGGGGTCACCGAGAAGGTACTGATCCAGCAGCTCAGAGAACTGGAGGCGGACGGGATCGTCCATCGCGAGGTGTACCGCGAGGTGCCGCCGCGCGTCGAGTACTCGCTGACCGAGTTGGGAGAGGCGCTCAATCGGGCGCTGGAGCCCTTGGGCGCCTGGGGCGAGACCTTCATGCAGGAGATCATCGAGCACAAGACGAAGGAGTGCGCGGTCTGA
- a CDS encoding OmpA family protein — protein sequence MGAEAARRRRDPRPSVAVSVAVVLLFTGLQLGGASGAAAKDDPSAPPDSVPTSAAPAIDSSSPGLRMREGAKLASSRVLDIVSIVETEGGEERREETPTSLKFALQAEVLFGKDSAKLTPQAGGRISAIVAEIRRHKAQSLRVFGFTDDLGTYEHGKVLSKKRADAVHGVLSQQLNDASITYVVRGYSEDYPIADNSDEEGRRKNRRVEVSFPTGGAG from the coding sequence ATGGGTGCGGAGGCCGCCCGGAGGCGGAGAGACCCACGTCCCTCGGTGGCGGTGTCCGTCGCCGTGGTGCTGCTGTTCACCGGGCTCCAACTCGGCGGCGCCTCCGGGGCCGCGGCCAAGGACGATCCGAGCGCGCCGCCCGACAGCGTGCCCACGTCCGCGGCACCGGCGATCGACAGCAGCAGCCCCGGTCTCAGGATGCGCGAAGGAGCCAAGCTCGCCTCGTCGCGGGTGCTGGACATCGTCTCCATCGTGGAGACCGAGGGGGGCGAGGAGCGCCGTGAGGAGACCCCCACCTCACTGAAGTTCGCCCTTCAGGCCGAGGTTCTGTTCGGCAAGGACAGTGCGAAGCTCACCCCTCAGGCGGGTGGCCGGATCTCTGCGATCGTGGCGGAGATCCGTCGGCACAAGGCCCAGAGTCTGCGCGTCTTCGGCTTCACCGATGACCTCGGCACCTATGAGCACGGCAAGGTGCTGTCCAAGAAGCGCGCCGACGCCGTCCATGGAGTGCTCAGTCAGCAACTCAACGACGCCTCCATCACCTATGTGGTCCGCGGCTACAGCGAGGACTACCCGATCGCGGACAATTCCGATGAGGAAGGGCGCAGGAAGAACCGCCGCGTCGAGGTCTCCTTCCCCACGGGCGGGGCCGGTTGA
- a CDS encoding DUF5936 domain-containing protein, with translation MGLLLALLLALSVYGVFHGIRMYRADAKLPGDLQLALEVGATRTTAVGSVIDRLGIRYAPAILRTMGPTRVDALRRRLDMAGNPGGMTVDRYAARRAVYGFLGVLAALSMLARGQFVLATLLFVYGLFWTDVIIKAAIRRRRADIERTLPDFLDVLAVVVSAGLGFRQALERVAEKYQGPWADELRITLRQMDMGVSRRDAFDQLRKRNDSDQVSKFVTALQQGEELGAPIVETLIQIATDMRRTDAQNARRNAARAVPKSTLVVTLIMLPATMILIVMSFYYGSGVDLAEVLGG, from the coding sequence ATGGGACTGCTGCTCGCTCTGCTGCTCGCCCTCTCGGTGTACGGGGTCTTCCACGGCATCCGCATGTACCGCGCGGACGCCAAGCTTCCAGGCGACCTCCAACTCGCCCTGGAAGTCGGCGCCACCCGCACCACCGCGGTCGGCTCGGTCATCGACAGGCTCGGTATCCGGTACGCGCCCGCGATCCTCCGCACGATGGGCCCCACGCGCGTCGACGCCCTGCGCCGACGCCTGGACATGGCCGGAAACCCGGGCGGCATGACCGTCGACCGGTATGCCGCCCGCCGCGCCGTCTATGGATTCCTCGGTGTGCTGGCCGCCCTCTCCATGCTGGCGCGCGGCCAGTTCGTCCTGGCGACCCTGCTCTTCGTCTACGGGCTGTTCTGGACGGACGTCATCATCAAGGCGGCCATCCGGCGCCGCCGCGCCGATATCGAGCGCACGCTGCCCGACTTCCTCGACGTCCTGGCCGTCGTCGTCTCGGCCGGACTCGGCTTCCGGCAGGCCCTGGAGCGCGTCGCGGAGAAGTACCAGGGGCCCTGGGCCGATGAACTGCGCATCACCCTGCGCCAGATGGACATGGGCGTCAGCCGTCGTGACGCCTTCGACCAACTGAGGAAGCGCAATGACTCCGACCAGGTGTCCAAGTTCGTCACCGCGCTCCAGCAGGGCGAGGAACTCGGTGCGCCGATCGTCGAGACCCTCATCCAGATCGCGACCGACATGCGCCGCACGGACGCCCAGAACGCCCGCCGCAACGCGGCCCGTGCGGTACCCAAATCCACCCTCGTCGTCACCCTGATCATGCTGCCGGCCACGATGATCCTGATCGTGATGAGCTTCTACTACGGCTCCGGAGTGGACCTCGCCGAAGTCCTGGGCGGCTGA
- a CDS encoding prepilin peptidase: MYATLIAASVLWGLATGLLIPRAAYRLAVPATDPWRNGCPAGHPFHGPLGGWLGPARCPDCAAAGGGSLPPGPGDGSYGSSGTGGRTASDVRSAAANATPSDPPPVLRAAPASGRKSTADGGGPWRGASGRITPGVIPLLTAAVCAVLAVATGCRPELAVWLVLTPVATLLAVVDARVHRLPDHLTLPLAAAAVVLLGLASVLPSDGGSWTTALLGGLALGAFYCLLFVIHPGGMGFGDVKLALSLGVVLGWYGWGVLITGAFAGFLFGSLYGFGLIALGRAHRKSAIPFGPFMILGALFGVVWGAFAALR, from the coding sequence GTGTACGCCACGCTCATCGCCGCCTCCGTCCTGTGGGGCCTCGCCACCGGACTCCTCATACCCCGGGCCGCGTACCGGCTGGCCGTCCCGGCGACGGACCCCTGGCGGAACGGATGCCCCGCCGGCCATCCGTTCCACGGTCCCCTCGGAGGCTGGTTGGGCCCGGCGCGGTGCCCCGACTGCGCGGCTGCGGGGGGCGGTTCGCTCCCGCCCGGTCCGGGCGACGGATCGTACGGAAGCAGCGGGACGGGCGGGCGCACGGCATCCGATGTGCGGTCAGCCGCGGCGAACGCGACACCGTCGGACCCGCCGCCCGTGCTGCGTGCGGCCCCGGCCTCCGGCCGGAAGTCCACAGCGGATGGCGGCGGTCCTTGGCGGGGTGCCTCCGGCCGGATCACGCCCGGTGTCATTCCCCTCCTGACGGCCGCGGTCTGTGCGGTGCTCGCGGTCGCCACCGGCTGCCGGCCGGAACTCGCCGTATGGCTGGTGCTCACGCCCGTCGCCACCCTGCTCGCCGTCGTCGACGCCCGGGTCCACCGGCTGCCCGACCACCTCACCCTCCCGCTGGCCGCCGCCGCGGTCGTCCTGCTCGGCCTCGCTTCCGTGCTGCCGTCGGACGGGGGTTCTTGGACCACAGCCCTCCTCGGCGGGCTCGCCCTGGGCGCCTTCTACTGTCTGCTGTTCGTGATCCACCCCGGCGGCATGGGGTTCGGCGACGTCAAACTTGCGCTCTCGCTGGGGGTGGTACTCGGCTGGTACGGCTGGGGGGTGCTGATCACCGGTGCGTTCGCCGGGTTCCTGTTCGGTTCGCTGTACGGATTCGGGCTGATCGCCCTTGGCCGCGCCCATCGCAAGAGCGCGATCCCGTTCGGTCCCTTCATGATCCTCGGCGCACTCTTCGGAGTCGTGTGGGGAGCATTCGCCGCCCTGCGCTGA
- a CDS encoding DUF2079 domain-containing protein, producing MRTFLDNSTVWREGLLRAVTPIRARTPHPPARTGTPRPTTFRTGRRVSLPWSWAAVLFALYATVAVRRHQLMRTTGYDLGIFEQAVRAYAQLRPPIVPLRGEGFNLLGDHFHPALAVLAPLYRLWPSPLCLLLVQSALLAVAAVPLVAWAARALGRRSAHVIALSYGLSWGIASAAAFDFHEVALAVPLLAHALAAVGRQRWRAAVAWAAPLVLIKEDLGLTLAALGCLIAFQGPRRLGLVTAAVGVGASLIEITYLLPAFNPAGGYAHGENLGADLHSSWLATIAFAPLDALRPDIKAMTLVLVFAPSALLALRSPLALLAVPTLAWRMLSQNGFHWGTSFHYSAVLMPIVCAGLIDSLRRWRGSGHPLGARHVRASLATVLAVTAVLLPSFPLAQLAHRATWRTTAHIEAARALLDEIPDGASVAASNRLVPQLTSRCDVVLFPTFPVDARLYEYNKGKLPRPTAQWIIHDARAPEAWPYRTGHWPYPPEQQAAELAAARKVHGYRLVAERDGITLLRRTR from the coding sequence ATGCGGACGTTCTTGGACAACTCAACTGTGTGGCGTGAGGGACTGCTGAGGGCCGTCACTCCCATCCGGGCCCGCACCCCGCACCCGCCCGCCCGCACCGGGACGCCCCGCCCGACGACGTTCCGCACCGGCCGTCGGGTGTCGCTGCCGTGGAGTTGGGCGGCCGTCCTCTTCGCCCTCTACGCCACCGTCGCCGTCCGTCGCCATCAGCTGATGCGCACCACCGGGTACGACCTCGGCATCTTCGAACAGGCAGTTCGCGCCTATGCCCAACTCCGGCCCCCGATCGTCCCGCTGCGCGGCGAGGGCTTCAACCTGCTCGGCGACCACTTCCACCCCGCACTCGCCGTCCTCGCACCGCTCTACCGGCTCTGGCCCTCCCCGCTCTGTCTCCTGCTCGTACAGTCAGCGCTCCTCGCCGTCGCCGCCGTGCCGTTGGTCGCCTGGGCGGCCCGTGCGCTCGGACGCAGGTCCGCCCATGTCATCGCCCTCTCCTACGGCCTGAGCTGGGGCATCGCATCCGCCGCCGCCTTCGACTTCCATGAGGTGGCGCTCGCCGTTCCCCTGCTCGCCCACGCGCTCGCCGCAGTGGGACGGCAGCGCTGGCGCGCTGCCGTCGCCTGGGCCGCGCCCCTCGTACTGATCAAGGAGGACCTGGGGCTCACCCTGGCCGCACTCGGCTGCCTCATCGCCTTCCAGGGGCCGCGCCGGCTCGGTCTGGTCACCGCGGCGGTCGGCGTCGGCGCATCGCTGATCGAGATCACCTATCTCCTGCCCGCCTTCAACCCGGCGGGCGGCTATGCGCACGGCGAGAACCTGGGTGCCGACCTCCACTCCTCCTGGCTGGCCACCATCGCCTTCGCGCCCCTCGACGCACTGCGGCCGGACATCAAGGCCATGACCCTGGTCCTCGTCTTCGCCCCGTCCGCCCTGCTGGCCCTGCGCTCACCGCTCGCCCTACTCGCCGTGCCCACCCTGGCTTGGCGGATGTTGTCGCAGAACGGCTTCCACTGGGGCACTTCCTTCCACTACAGCGCCGTGCTGATGCCGATCGTGTGCGCCGGGCTGATCGACTCCCTGCGGAGGTGGCGCGGCAGCGGGCATCCGCTCGGCGCCCGCCACGTCCGCGCCTCGCTCGCCACCGTCCTTGCGGTGACCGCCGTCCTGCTGCCGTCCTTCCCGCTCGCCCAACTCGCCCACCGCGCCACCTGGCGGACCACCGCGCACATCGAAGCGGCCCGGGCGCTGCTGGACGAGATCCCGGACGGTGCGTCGGTCGCCGCATCCAACCGGCTGGTGCCGCAACTCACCTCCCGCTGCGATGTGGTGCTCTTCCCCACCTTCCCGGTCGACGCCCGGCTGTACGAGTACAACAAGGGAAAGCTGCCGCGCCCCACGGCGCAGTGGATCATCCATGACGCCAGGGCGCCCGAGGCATGGCCCTACCGCACGGGGCACTGGCCCTACCCGCCGGAGCAGCAGGCCGCGGAGCTCGCCGCCGCCCGGAAGGTCCACGGCTATCGGCTCGTGGCGGAGCGGGACGGCATCACCCTGCTCCGGCGCACCCGCTGA
- a CDS encoding response regulator transcription factor, translating into MAEPGVSRPPSAAVRIVIADDNPVVRAGLAALLRGHEGLEVVAEAVDGVQAYEAVINHRPDLVLLDVRMPGVDGISVLPHLVDLAPVLMLTYSSESRVVHEALRRGAGGYLVHGEFTVEQLVSAIHDITAGRAVFSPSVSCALLAGIRGDQLADRIAGPLPDGLGTRPPSMSRIDPSQLESIPAGADSPSHPRYRAAQPGWSRLAYSANWGKFSQQSSLKQANVGHSSAVGSMDALPGRPQGVLGELSRREVEVMELIASGLTNQQIAASCFISMKTVKNHINRIFGKLNAQGRGEAIEVWRGAVRREAGPQ; encoded by the coding sequence GTGGCCGAACCAGGCGTCTCCCGACCGCCGTCCGCCGCCGTGCGGATCGTGATCGCCGACGACAATCCGGTCGTACGAGCCGGTCTTGCCGCCCTGTTGCGGGGACACGAGGGCCTGGAGGTCGTCGCGGAGGCGGTGGACGGTGTCCAGGCGTACGAGGCGGTGATCAACCATCGACCTGATCTGGTCCTGTTGGACGTCCGGATGCCCGGAGTGGACGGCATCTCGGTCCTGCCCCATCTGGTGGACCTCGCCCCGGTCCTCATGCTGACGTACAGCAGTGAGAGCCGGGTCGTCCACGAGGCCCTTCGTCGAGGGGCCGGCGGCTATCTCGTCCATGGTGAGTTCACCGTGGAACAGCTAGTTTCGGCCATCCATGACATCACTGCGGGGCGGGCTGTTTTCTCCCCTTCCGTTTCCTGTGCGCTGCTGGCCGGGATCCGTGGAGATCAGTTGGCGGATCGGATCGCGGGACCGCTTCCGGATGGACTCGGCACCCGCCCTCCTTCCATGAGCCGCATCGACCCTTCGCAATTGGAATCGATTCCTGCCGGTGCAGATTCTCCCTCGCATCCTCGATACCGCGCTGCTCAACCCGGTTGGAGTCGACTGGCGTACAGCGCGAATTGGGGAAAGTTTTCGCAACAGTCTTCGCTTAAGCAAGCGAATGTGGGACATTCGTCTGCGGTGGGGTCGATGGACGCGCTCCCGGGCCGACCGCAGGGCGTGCTGGGCGAGTTGAGTCGTCGGGAGGTGGAGGTGATGGAGTTGATCGCATCCGGGCTGACGAATCAACAGATCGCCGCTTCCTGCTTCATCAGCATGAAGACGGTCAAGAATCACATCAACCGCATCTTCGGCAAGCTGAACGCCCAAGGTAGGGGCGAGGCCATCGAAGTGTGGCGCGGTGCCGTCCGGAGGGAGGCCGGTCCACAGTGA
- a CDS encoding winged helix DNA-binding domain-containing protein, whose translation MTTRTVTWTQSNARTLSRQGLDTPLRATPAAVTSAMLAAQAQVLSAAELSVALRLGGGATRTTVRDALWTDGSLVKTYGPRGTIHLLARDDLPMWTGALTAIPGTASRAPEAVGLTAAQTEQVIDAIADALTDAQLTTDELTEAIVARTGPWAGDPVLEAFQGKWARWRQVTHLAAHRGVLAFAPNKGRRVAHTNPQAVPLEQGEALGRLVVRYLRAYGPATSAHFAKWLAAPQGWAKEVFRSSAAEGRIEPVRYEGDTAFVAAGDGEFPAAEPRGVRLLPYFDAYTIASQPRELLFPGPARERALAGGQAGNYPVVLVDGTVAGVWHQKRSGRRIAVTVEPIGESLDRPAAREELAEQVERVAEVLEAQSTLTVGKVLVGAHA comes from the coding sequence ATGACGACACGCACCGTGACCTGGACACAGTCCAATGCCCGCACCCTGTCGCGTCAGGGGCTGGACACACCCCTCCGGGCAACCCCGGCCGCGGTCACCTCGGCCATGCTGGCCGCACAGGCACAGGTGCTGTCGGCAGCCGAGCTCTCGGTGGCGCTCAGGCTCGGTGGTGGGGCGACACGCACCACCGTTCGCGATGCGCTGTGGACCGACGGCTCCCTGGTGAAGACCTACGGTCCCCGCGGCACCATTCATCTGCTGGCCAGGGACGACCTACCGATGTGGACCGGTGCGCTGACGGCGATCCCGGGCACCGCGAGCCGTGCACCGGAGGCCGTGGGCCTGACCGCGGCCCAGACCGAGCAGGTCATCGACGCGATCGCCGACGCCCTGACGGACGCCCAACTGACCACCGACGAACTCACCGAGGCGATCGTCGCGCGCACCGGCCCCTGGGCCGGCGACCCGGTGCTGGAGGCGTTCCAGGGCAAGTGGGCGCGCTGGCGGCAGGTGACGCACCTCGCCGCCCATAGGGGCGTGCTCGCGTTCGCGCCGAACAAGGGCCGCCGAGTCGCCCACACCAATCCCCAAGCCGTACCCCTAGAGCAGGGCGAGGCACTGGGTCGACTGGTCGTGCGGTACCTCCGCGCCTACGGTCCCGCCACCTCAGCGCACTTCGCCAAGTGGCTGGCAGCCCCGCAGGGCTGGGCGAAGGAGGTGTTCCGGTCCTCGGCGGCCGAGGGCCGCATCGAACCCGTGCGGTACGAGGGGGATACGGCCTTCGTGGCGGCCGGTGACGGCGAGTTCCCGGCCGCCGAACCGCGGGGCGTTCGACTGCTCCCGTATTTCGACGCTTATACCATCGCCTCACAGCCGCGGGAACTGCTCTTTCCCGGGCCGGCCCGCGAAAGGGCGCTGGCGGGCGGGCAGGCGGGGAACTACCCGGTCGTCCTGGTCGATGGAACGGTGGCGGGCGTATGGCATCAGAAACGGTCCGGAAGGCGGATCGCGGTGACCGTCGAACCGATCGGGGAGTCCCTTGACCGGCCGGCCGCCCGCGAGGAGTTGGCGGAGCAGGTGGAGCGCGTCGCGGAGGTGCTGGAGGCACAGTCGACGCTGACGGTCGGGAAGGTCCTGGTGGGGGCGCACGCCTAG
- a CDS encoding DUF192 domain-containing protein: MRRGHQWQDGRGVLWVPENEALPLEIAASRGTRRRGLLGRPGIDGALLITRCSGVHTFQMQFTIDVAYLDRDLKVVDVHTLKPGRLGRPRLRARHVLEAEGGAMAAWGVSKGVRLRVDGSD, translated from the coding sequence ATGCGACGAGGACACCAATGGCAGGACGGCAGGGGCGTGTTGTGGGTACCGGAGAACGAAGCCCTGCCCCTGGAGATCGCGGCGAGCCGGGGAACCCGACGCCGGGGCCTGCTGGGGCGGCCCGGAATCGACGGGGCCCTGCTGATCACCCGATGCAGCGGAGTGCACACCTTCCAGATGCAGTTCACCATCGACGTGGCCTATCTCGACCGGGATCTGAAGGTGGTGGACGTTCACACGCTGAAACCCGGACGGCTGGGCAGGCCGCGGCTGCGCGCCCGTCATGTGCTGGAGGCCGAGGGCGGGGCGATGGCGGCTTGGGGCGTGAGCAAGGGGGTGCGATTGAGGGTCGACGGCAGCGACTGA
- a CDS encoding pilus assembly protein TadG-related protein → MPPRDGDAGQAAPLYVAVVVGILALALAFFAVGQAGATRNGAQSGADAAALAAAMDSRDQFGVELAGRLSDADFLEQLFDGEIFGDPGDGCPAAHAFAESNGTVVVPGSCQALGGDRWGYTVTVRTQEPVGDTILPGTESETAKATATAIVTPRCTFEAPDEEPPPDSGEGEEAEPTPPTPSTSDEPILAGVFFCDGEEFPLDPDSPDPLPDMSELFTVRLAED, encoded by the coding sequence CTGCCTCCCCGCGACGGTGACGCGGGGCAGGCTGCTCCGCTCTACGTGGCCGTGGTGGTCGGCATCCTGGCCCTGGCGCTCGCGTTCTTCGCGGTGGGGCAGGCGGGCGCCACGCGCAACGGTGCCCAGTCAGGCGCCGATGCCGCGGCCCTCGCCGCGGCCATGGACTCCCGCGATCAGTTCGGCGTCGAACTCGCGGGCCGACTCTCCGATGCCGACTTCCTTGAGCAGCTCTTCGACGGCGAGATCTTCGGCGACCCCGGTGATGGATGCCCCGCGGCGCACGCCTTTGCGGAATCCAACGGCACCGTGGTGGTCCCGGGCAGTTGCCAGGCCCTCGGCGGCGATCGCTGGGGCTACACCGTGACCGTCAGGACCCAGGAGCCGGTCGGTGACACGATCCTGCCCGGCACCGAGAGCGAGACGGCCAAGGCCACCGCAACCGCCATCGTGACGCCCCGGTGCACTTTCGAGGCTCCTGATGAGGAGCCCCCGCCGGACAGCGGCGAGGGTGAGGAAGCAGAACCGACCCCACCGACCCCCTCGACGTCGGACGAACCGATCCTGGCGGGCGTGTTTTTCTGCGACGGTGAGGAGTTCCCGCTCGACCCGGACAGTCCGGACCCTCTTCCTGACATGTCTGAACTCTTCACTGTCCGGTTGGCCGAGGACTGA